A window from Plasmodium chabaudi chabaudi strain AS genome assembly, chromosome: 11 encodes these proteins:
- a CDS encoding CIR protein gives MNKDLCDVIKGIDDLIEVEVKAEGIETIRDELFNTYCPTNKGGKMRQQGQDGHCIGYSETVISAFIYLQETLKSNYSPEELESDKLAQYAILWLSYKINQHPNKKFGTNDIYNNFKKYNYWNLNHNNYIEQIKKYVDIKDMTKLHEAFILLCKMYTEFNDETKNCTKCSQKASEFVKSFKELNDNSNHIDGSSYSQILLTLSKDYDNLKNKCDNGQSSNFPSLPPIKPTKSSTQNNIEASVQLSEYKPSSSSVENALIPVLSIFVAIPVFLGIAYKYSLFGFDKQRHRQYLREKIKKIKNKMASYV, from the exons ATGAATAAGGACCtg TGTGATGTAATTAAAGGGATTGATGATTTAATTGAAGTGGAAGTGAAAGCGGAAGGAATAGAAACTATTCGTGATGAGTTATTTAACACGTATTGCCCTACCAACAAGGGGGGGAAAATGAGGCAACAGGGACAAGATGGGCATTGTATTGGTTATAGCGAAACAGTTATCTCtgcttttatatatttgcaaGAAACACTTAAGAGTAATTATAGTCCAGAAGAATTAGAGAGTGATAAACTTGCTCAATATGCTATTTTGTGGTTaagttataaaattaatcaaCATccgaataaaaaatttggaacaaatgatatttataataattttaaaaaatataattattggAATTTAAACCATAATAATTACAtagaacaaataaaaaaatatgtggaTATTAAAGATATGACTAAATTACATGaagcatttatattattatgtaaaatGTATACTGAATTTAACGATGAAACCAAAAATTGCACAAAATGTTCGCAAAAAGCTAGTGAATTTGTTAAAAGTTTTAAAGAACTTAATGACAATTCTAATCATATTGATGGAAGTTCATATAGTCAAATATTGTTAACATTATCAAAAgattatgataatttaaaaaataaatgtgatAATGGCCAATCTAGCAATTTTCCATCCCTTCCACCGATAAAACCAACAAAAAGTTCtacacaaaataatatagaagCTTCTGTACAACTTTCTGAATATAAACCATCAAGTTCTTCAGTAGAAAACGCATTAATTCCAGTTTTATCGATATTTGTTGCAATACCAGTTTTTTTGGGAATTGCTTATAAg tattcattatttggatTTGATAAACAGCGTCATAGACAATATttaagagaaaaaataaaaaaaataaagaataaaatgGCCAGTTATGTATGA